One region of Hymenobacter sediminicola genomic DNA includes:
- a CDS encoding tRNA-binding protein encodes MPHITWVDFERVDVRVGTILEAREFPEARRPAYQLLIDLGPEIGTKRSSAQITRHYQPHELVGRQVLCVVNFPPKQIGKFMSEVLVTGAADAHGDIVLAALAGPVPNGSRLI; translated from the coding sequence ATGCCACATATCACCTGGGTCGATTTTGAGCGGGTTGATGTACGGGTTGGCACCATTCTGGAAGCCCGTGAGTTTCCGGAAGCCCGCCGCCCGGCCTATCAGTTGCTCATCGACTTAGGCCCCGAAATTGGCACAAAGAGGTCCAGCGCCCAGATTACGCGCCACTATCAGCCACACGAGCTGGTGGGCCGGCAAGTGCTGTGCGTAGTCAACTTTCCACCCAAGCAAATCGGCAAATTCATGTCGGAAGTGCTGGTGACGGGGGCCGCCGACGCGCACGGCGACATTGTACTGGCGGCGTTGGCTGGCCCCGTTCCCAACGGCAGCCGGTTGATATAA
- the egtB gene encoding ergothioneine biosynthesis protein EgtB, which produces MSSPLSALATAAPAAAAVLAQRYHMVRQRTVTLCQPLLPEDTVVQPMIDVSPPKWHLAHVTWFFETFLLKEYLPGYTVYHPDYAFLFNSYYNSLGSRVNRADRGTLSRPALADVYRYRAHVDEQMEKLLALADELPSDFYELMELGLQHEQQHQELLATDIKYILSTSPLAPAYLKPATSAPTGTNSAEAEAASLPEVSWLPVPGGISRIGYEGTGFCFDNEQAPHEVLTADFELQNRLVTNGEYLQFIEAGGYQDFRYWLGEGWDLVQTQQWEAPLYWMLHDGRWHRFTHHGLQPVNLTAPVTHISFYEADAYAHWAGARLPTEPEWEVAARYFGANPTTGTFLESNLLDPQPLPANADPTHCHQLLGDAWEWTYSAYHPYPGYVRAAGALGEYNGKFMINQMVLRGGSCATPVSHIRLTYRNFFHADKRWQFTGIRLAR; this is translated from the coding sequence ATGTCTTCTCCTCTCTCCGCTCTTGCTACAGCAGCTCCGGCCGCCGCTGCCGTGCTGGCCCAGCGCTACCACATGGTGCGCCAGCGCACCGTAACTCTGTGCCAGCCGCTACTCCCAGAAGATACGGTGGTGCAGCCAATGATTGATGTGAGCCCGCCGAAATGGCATCTGGCCCACGTCACATGGTTTTTCGAGACGTTTCTGCTGAAAGAATATCTGCCCGGCTACACAGTGTACCATCCGGATTATGCCTTTCTGTTTAACTCCTACTACAACTCGCTAGGCTCCCGTGTAAATCGCGCCGACCGGGGCACCCTTTCCCGTCCGGCTTTGGCCGACGTATACCGCTACCGCGCCCATGTTGATGAGCAGATGGAGAAGCTGCTAGCCTTGGCCGATGAGCTACCATCTGATTTCTATGAGTTGATGGAGCTGGGCCTGCAGCACGAGCAGCAGCATCAGGAATTGCTGGCTACCGATATCAAATACATACTCAGTACCAGCCCCTTGGCCCCAGCTTACCTGAAGCCAGCCACATCAGCACCAACGGGCACTAACTCTGCAGAAGCGGAAGCAGCTTCCCTGCCGGAAGTGTCCTGGCTACCGGTGCCGGGCGGCATTTCGCGGATCGGCTATGAGGGAACCGGGTTTTGCTTCGACAATGAGCAGGCGCCACATGAAGTGCTGACAGCAGATTTTGAGCTGCAGAACCGGCTAGTGACCAATGGCGAGTATCTGCAATTTATAGAGGCCGGCGGCTACCAGGATTTTCGCTACTGGCTGGGCGAGGGCTGGGACCTGGTACAAACCCAGCAATGGGAGGCGCCGCTCTACTGGATGCTGCACGATGGCCGCTGGCATCGTTTTACGCACCATGGCCTGCAGCCTGTGAACCTAACAGCACCCGTCACGCACATCAGTTTTTATGAAGCTGATGCGTATGCGCACTGGGCTGGGGCCCGCCTGCCAACCGAACCGGAATGGGAAGTGGCCGCCAGATATTTTGGGGCCAACCCGACTACCGGCACCTTCTTGGAGAGCAACCTATTGGACCCGCAGCCGCTGCCTGCCAACGCCGACCCAACGCACTGCCACCAGTTGCTCGGCGACGCCTGGGAATGGACGTATTCGGCGTATCATCCGTACCCTGGCTATGTGCGGGCGGCCGGAGCATTAGGCGAGTACAACGGCAAATTCATGATCAACCAAATGGTGCTGCGCGGTGGCTCCTGCGCCACCCCGGTCAGCCATATCCGACTTACCTACCGCAATTTCTTCCACGCCGACAAACGCTGGCAATTCACCGGCATCCGGTTGGCGCGTTGA
- a CDS encoding o-succinylbenzoate synthase, giving the protein MLQLHYSRRTLRFNFPARTSRGALTEHVAWYLHLTDTQRPGLVGLGEAAPLAGLSPDHRPDFEPQLVALCAAFNRAALPAEVAAETALELVTSEWPALRFGLETALLDLHHGGERVLFDNAFSRGEAGVPINGLIWMGDAAFMRAQIRKKLTEGYSCLKLKIGSLDFATELQLLAEIRAEAGPEELTLRVDANGAFSPAEALGKLEQLARFDLHSIEQPIRAGQWAAMADICRHSPVSVALDEELIGVTDPTQQVALLGETQPAYIILKPTLVGGMAAALEWWQLAEEHGISWWLTSALESNIGLNAISQLAGEYALPDFPQGLGTGQLYHNNLAAPLQIRQGHLHFDPLGAWQLPAPGQLQ; this is encoded by the coding sequence ATGCTCCAGCTACACTACTCGCGCCGTACACTACGCTTCAACTTTCCGGCCCGCACGTCGCGCGGGGCACTTACGGAGCACGTTGCCTGGTACCTGCACCTCACCGATACGCAGCGCCCTGGCCTTGTAGGACTAGGGGAAGCAGCGCCGTTGGCCGGCCTCAGCCCTGACCATCGGCCAGACTTCGAACCTCAACTTGTAGCCCTCTGTGCTGCCTTCAACCGAGCTGCGCTGCCAGCGGAGGTAGCTGCCGAAACTGCGCTGGAACTGGTGACCTCAGAATGGCCCGCCCTGCGTTTTGGGCTGGAAACCGCCTTGCTTGACCTGCACCACGGGGGGGAGCGGGTGCTGTTTGATAATGCCTTCAGCCGAGGTGAGGCTGGTGTACCCATCAACGGCCTGATTTGGATGGGAGATGCCGCCTTCATGCGGGCCCAGATTCGCAAAAAGCTCACTGAAGGCTATTCCTGTCTCAAGCTGAAAATAGGTAGTCTGGATTTTGCCACGGAGCTACAGCTGCTGGCCGAAATCAGGGCCGAAGCTGGGCCCGAGGAACTGACCCTACGGGTAGATGCCAATGGGGCTTTTTCGCCGGCTGAGGCCCTAGGCAAGCTGGAGCAGCTGGCACGGTTTGATCTGCATTCTATTGAGCAGCCTATCCGGGCCGGGCAGTGGGCTGCTATGGCCGACATATGCCGCCACTCGCCGGTGTCGGTAGCGCTGGATGAAGAACTGATTGGCGTAACGGACCCTACGCAGCAGGTAGCGCTGCTCGGTGAAACGCAGCCGGCCTACATCATTCTCAAACCAACGTTGGTGGGGGGTATGGCGGCGGCGCTGGAGTGGTGGCAGCTGGCCGAAGAGCACGGAATCAGCTGGTGGCTTACGTCGGCGCTGGAGTCCAATATCGGCCTGAACGCCATCAGCCAGCTGGCGGGCGAGTATGCGCTGCCGGACTTTCCGCAGGGCCTAGGTACGGGGCAGCTATACCACAACAATCTGGCGGCGCCGCTGCAAATCCGGCAGGGCCACTTGCATTTCGACCCGCTGGGGGCCTGGCAGCTGCCTGCGCCCGGCCAGCTACAGTAA
- a CDS encoding DUF58 domain-containing protein, with translation MNVPTPTPFQQLVRKLRQVEIRMLKAVDAQLQGNFHSVFKGTGLEFDDVRLYQYGDEVRAIDWAVSSKGHGTFIKTYKEEREQQVLLLFDVSASQQVGAAGRRKLDIGREICGILALAAARQDAQLGILAFSDQKEMYLAAGKGIRHAYSLIKRLFELTPKSKQTGVAAGIKQALGLLKRRSIVLLISDFIDSSYERELTMLARKHDLVVIQLLDQREREFPPLGIVPLYDQESGRTLWTNTSSAAFRVRYRATYEQNRDQIGQICRRHRTEYLSIATDADYVPQLIRLFRRRNLRAGRG, from the coding sequence ATGAACGTGCCCACGCCTACTCCGTTTCAACAGCTCGTGCGTAAGCTTCGGCAGGTAGAAATCCGGATGCTGAAGGCAGTGGACGCGCAACTGCAGGGCAATTTCCATTCCGTATTCAAGGGCACTGGCCTCGAATTCGACGATGTGCGCCTGTACCAGTACGGCGACGAGGTGCGGGCCATTGACTGGGCCGTATCGAGCAAGGGCCACGGCACTTTTATCAAAACCTACAAGGAAGAGCGGGAACAGCAAGTGTTGCTGCTCTTCGATGTGAGTGCCTCCCAACAGGTAGGGGCCGCTGGCCGCCGCAAGCTGGATATTGGCCGCGAAATATGTGGCATTCTGGCATTGGCTGCGGCCCGCCAAGATGCACAACTGGGCATTCTAGCCTTCTCCGACCAGAAGGAAATGTATTTGGCTGCGGGCAAAGGCATTCGGCACGCTTACTCCCTCATCAAGCGGCTGTTTGAGCTGACGCCTAAATCCAAGCAGACGGGAGTGGCGGCTGGCATCAAACAAGCGCTGGGTCTGCTCAAGCGCCGCAGTATTGTGCTGCTTATCTCCGATTTTATTGACAGCAGCTACGAGCGGGAACTGACCATGCTGGCCCGTAAGCACGATTTAGTTGTTATTCAACTGTTGGACCAGCGTGAGCGGGAATTTCCGCCTCTGGGAATCGTACCGCTCTACGACCAGGAATCGGGCCGCACCCTCTGGACCAATACTTCCTCGGCGGCATTCCGGGTCCGCTACCGCGCTACTTACGAGCAGAACCGCGACCAGATAGGCCAAATCTGCCGGCGCCACCGCACTGAGTATCTTTCTATTGCCACCGACGCCGATTATGTGCCGCAGCTTATCCGGCTGTTTCGGCGGCGCAACCTTCGCGCGGGCCGTGGATAA
- a CDS encoding DUF4296 domain-containing protein, whose product MKPLLPRAFPLVLSLLLSGLFSGCQTSEEVVPPQPLMPRQQLVSLLADLHTLEARVEAAGLTPDSARALYLQQQKAILWRREVSDSLFQQSYRYYASHGKDLDEIYSVVIDTLAMRQVQLGAK is encoded by the coding sequence GTGAAACCCCTGCTACCTCGTGCTTTCCCGTTGGTACTCAGTCTGCTGCTGAGTGGCTTGTTTTCTGGCTGCCAGACTTCCGAGGAAGTGGTGCCACCCCAGCCGCTTATGCCTCGGCAGCAACTTGTAAGCCTGCTCGCCGACCTGCACACGCTCGAAGCCCGCGTAGAAGCTGCCGGCCTGACGCCTGATTCAGCGCGGGCCCTGTACCTGCAGCAGCAGAAAGCAATTCTGTGGCGCCGTGAAGTCAGTGACTCATTATTTCAGCAGAGCTACCGCTACTACGCCAGCCACGGCAAGGACCTGGATGAGATTTACAGCGTGGTGATTGACACGCTGGCCATGCGGCAGGTGCAACTGGGCGCAAAATAA
- a CDS encoding DUF922 domain-containing protein: MAFCSFLLPLLLSFQTPAPSQTSPKPQPEMITWSANRPLAWADFKSRPMPSEHLEALTAGNIDVQVGCTDFVFSSTVKAVFLPQESWVRDAKRASPALLRHEQLHFDITELHARMLRQKLTTVKFDCQKLNPAFNNFTKLAFTAWQREEGRYDQETNHGLNEAKQKFWETQVQQRMALLQSFASK, from the coding sequence ATGGCTTTCTGCTCCTTTCTTCTGCCACTGCTGCTGTCATTTCAGACGCCCGCGCCTTCCCAGACTTCTCCCAAGCCCCAACCCGAAATGATAACGTGGTCGGCTAACCGGCCCTTGGCTTGGGCCGATTTCAAGAGCCGACCGATGCCGTCTGAGCACTTGGAGGCTCTCACAGCCGGCAATATTGATGTGCAAGTAGGCTGCACGGATTTTGTGTTTAGCTCTACTGTTAAGGCAGTTTTTCTGCCACAGGAATCGTGGGTGCGCGACGCCAAGCGAGCTTCACCAGCGCTACTACGCCACGAGCAGCTGCACTTCGACATAACGGAACTGCATGCGCGGATGCTGCGCCAGAAACTCACCACAGTGAAGTTCGATTGCCAGAAGCTGAATCCGGCGTTCAACAACTTCACCAAACTAGCCTTCACAGCATGGCAGCGCGAGGAAGGCCGCTACGACCAGGAAACGAACCACGGCCTCAATGAAGCCAAGCAGAAGTTCTGGGAAACCCAGGTGCAGCAGCGTATGGCTCTGCTGCAGTCGTTTGCGTCCAAATAG
- a CDS encoding aminotransferase class I/II-fold pyridoxal phosphate-dependent enzyme — protein MKPISLASGYGNFSTPPTVLARIQQHLANQPLPHSATAGLPELRNALRLRYSGLQTDENSTHELVVTPGTKAALFLALSAVLRPGDEVLLLTPNWFGFAELVKAAGGFLRELPLSPTDNYALRPEAVRAALTPRTRVLLFSNPNNPTGRIYTRPELEALLAVTAQFPELFVLADEIYDGIRFGEEAVPSLLSCSTAPRSVVVNGFSKSHALVGWNIGYLAAARWIADACTARLFTTGGAVAVLSQLAALETVENPAISAALCQQLWLNRQLMLNFLAALPGALSHPPLGTYYAFPDLRAYLLPHLPLPEASADLVARLLAAGVEVVDGTSCGAPGFVRMSYAVASSELQEALRRLATVLR, from the coding sequence ATGAAACCCATCAGCCTTGCTTCCGGCTACGGCAATTTTTCAACTCCCCCAACTGTTCTGGCGCGAATACAGCAGCACCTAGCAAATCAGCCGCTGCCCCATAGTGCTACCGCCGGCCTGCCAGAATTGCGTAATGCGTTGCGCTTACGCTATTCCGGCCTCCAGACCGATGAAAATTCAACGCACGAACTAGTTGTTACACCAGGTACCAAGGCGGCGCTGTTCCTGGCCTTGTCGGCCGTGCTGCGCCCCGGCGACGAGGTATTGCTGCTTACGCCCAACTGGTTTGGCTTTGCGGAGCTGGTGAAGGCCGCAGGTGGCTTCTTACGTGAGCTTCCCCTCAGCCCCACCGACAACTATGCGCTCCGGCCCGAAGCCGTGCGAGCGGCTCTCACGCCACGTACCCGGGTGCTGTTGTTTTCGAACCCAAACAACCCAACCGGCCGCATCTACACGCGGCCGGAACTGGAGGCGCTGCTGGCCGTAACTGCGCAGTTTCCGGAGCTGTTCGTACTGGCTGATGAGATATACGACGGTATCCGGTTTGGGGAGGAAGCGGTACCGTCGCTGTTATCTTGCTCTACTGCACCCAGGAGCGTCGTTGTGAATGGCTTTTCCAAGTCGCACGCGTTGGTGGGCTGGAACATCGGCTATCTGGCGGCGGCGCGCTGGATAGCTGATGCCTGCACCGCTCGTCTGTTTACCACTGGGGGCGCGGTGGCAGTCCTTAGCCAACTAGCGGCGCTGGAGACGGTTGAAAATCCTGCCATTAGTGCCGCTCTGTGCCAGCAGCTCTGGCTCAACCGCCAGTTGATGCTCAATTTTCTGGCTGCCCTCCCCGGTGCGCTGTCACACCCACCCTTGGGCACTTACTACGCCTTTCCTGACCTGCGGGCTTATCTGCTGCCACACCTGCCGCTACCTGAAGCCTCCGCCGACTTAGTGGCACGGCTGCTGGCGGCTGGTGTAGAAGTGGTGGATGGTACCAGTTGTGGAGCCCCCGGCTTCGTGCGCATGTCGTATGCCGTTGCCTCAAGTGAGTTGCAGGAGGCCCTGAGGCGGCTAGCAACGGTATTGCGCTGA
- a CDS encoding aspartyl protease family protein, producing MPARWFCVFSLFLRFRPVAWLLLWAAATGWPATIQAQEVQPPLPFRFESPRQKRARLPFEFQRNLIIVQASLNGKGPFNFLLDTGVSISLITDPTLVVPLKLRRGEMYRVAGVGEEGALEAFMSDSVRVEMPGIVAPALSFLVLSADVLNLSGYVGMPVHGILGYDVFRSFAVEIEPDATSLLLHTPLSYRPPKGRRWTSVPLEIEARKPYIRVPVGLSDSLLLPLKLVLDTGAGHALSIETGSDPRLSLPPNRLRAQLGQGLSGTINGYIGRVQNMQLGRYQLNSLLTSFPDADNGAQRAEVPRNGNVGLELLKRFDMVVDYTHNKLWLKPNSLFQDPFEHDMCGMELLATGRDYRRYIVLKVQPNSPASTAGLTPGDELMSINLLPVSSFSLTEISRIFHSEDGKVLFLLFQRPDGELYPTRIKLKRQI from the coding sequence ATGCCCGCCCGCTGGTTTTGTGTTTTTAGTCTGTTTCTGCGCTTCCGGCCAGTAGCCTGGCTGCTGCTTTGGGCCGCAGCCACAGGGTGGCCAGCTACCATTCAGGCGCAGGAGGTACAGCCACCGCTGCCATTTCGTTTCGAAAGCCCGCGCCAGAAGCGGGCCCGACTTCCGTTTGAGTTCCAGCGTAACCTCATTATCGTACAGGCTTCGTTGAACGGAAAGGGGCCTTTCAATTTCCTGCTTGATACAGGCGTCAGCATTTCCCTCATCACTGATCCGACCCTGGTAGTGCCCCTGAAGCTGCGCCGGGGCGAAATGTACCGGGTGGCAGGGGTCGGAGAGGAGGGTGCGCTGGAAGCATTTATGTCGGATAGTGTGCGCGTAGAAATGCCCGGTATTGTAGCCCCAGCGCTGTCGTTTCTGGTGCTGTCGGCTGATGTGCTCAACCTTTCGGGCTATGTAGGCATGCCCGTGCACGGCATTCTGGGCTATGACGTGTTTCGGAGCTTTGCAGTGGAAATAGAGCCTGACGCAACGTCGCTGCTGCTCCACACGCCACTTTCCTACCGCCCCCCTAAGGGTCGCCGCTGGACTTCGGTTCCGCTCGAGATAGAAGCTCGCAAGCCGTATATCCGGGTGCCAGTCGGCCTCTCCGATTCGCTGCTGCTCCCCCTGAAACTGGTGCTGGATACTGGCGCCGGCCATGCCCTGTCCATCGAAACCGGCTCTGACCCTCGCCTGAGCCTGCCTCCAAACCGGCTGCGGGCGCAGCTCGGGCAGGGCCTGAGCGGCACTATCAATGGCTACATAGGCCGCGTGCAGAACATGCAGCTGGGCCGCTACCAGCTCAATAGCCTGCTAACCTCCTTCCCCGATGCCGACAACGGCGCCCAACGGGCCGAAGTACCGCGCAATGGCAATGTGGGCCTGGAGCTGCTCAAACGGTTCGATATGGTAGTGGACTACACGCACAACAAGCTGTGGCTGAAACCGAATAGCTTGTTTCAAGACCCTTTTGAGCATGATATGTGCGGCATGGAGCTACTTGCCACAGGCCGCGACTACCGGCGCTACATTGTACTGAAAGTGCAACCCAACTCACCGGCCTCCACCGCCGGCCTGACGCCCGGCGACGAGCTGATGTCCATTAATCTGCTACCCGTGTCCTCCTTCAGTCTCACCGAAATCAGCCGGATTTTTCACTCTGAAGATGGGAAGGTGTTATTTCTGCTATTT
- a CDS encoding MATE family efflux transporter — protein MPFTALRPHLKPTIQLAFPVVLSQLGHVLVNVCDSVMVGQTGKVPLAAVSLGVSVGTVVMVLGMGLSMGITPLVAAADGKRDVPQLGRLLVAGVWMSTVAGLVLAAAGLLIAPLLNHLHQPAEVVALAAPWVRVLFLSLLPLMVFQGFKQFAEGLGLTRQAMYLSVLANVVNAVLCYAFIFGHLGAPKLGMMGAAWATLIARVLMALLMGTYVLRAARLRPYREAATHWLRPDGATLRRLLGLGAPIGVQMMFEMGAFSFSAIMIGWLGATSLAAHQIAINVASVTYMAASGIAAAATIRVGNMRGLGDAHGARQAGFAAYLLTFLFMSSMGLLLVAFRHFIPHFYNHDAAVVAQAATLLLVAAAFQISDGLQVVGLGALRGLEDVKLPSVVALLSYWVVALPLGYWLGFTLNMGSLGVWLGLLTGLSLVAGLLLWRFRQHSMVPVAQDHPASLVAH, from the coding sequence ATGCCTTTCACTGCCCTTCGTCCCCACCTCAAACCCACCATTCAGCTCGCTTTTCCGGTTGTGCTTAGCCAGCTGGGCCACGTGCTGGTAAACGTTTGCGACTCCGTGATGGTAGGCCAGACCGGCAAGGTACCGCTGGCTGCCGTGAGCCTGGGCGTGAGCGTGGGCACGGTAGTAATGGTGCTGGGCATGGGCCTCTCGATGGGAATTACGCCGCTGGTGGCTGCCGCCGATGGCAAGCGCGACGTGCCGCAACTGGGCCGGCTGCTGGTGGCGGGAGTCTGGATGAGCACGGTAGCCGGCCTGGTGCTGGCGGCAGCCGGTCTGCTTATTGCGCCGCTGCTCAACCACCTGCATCAGCCCGCCGAAGTAGTAGCGCTGGCCGCGCCCTGGGTTCGGGTGCTGTTTCTGTCGCTGCTACCGCTCATGGTGTTTCAAGGGTTTAAGCAGTTTGCTGAAGGGCTGGGCCTTACCCGACAAGCCATGTACCTTTCGGTATTGGCCAACGTGGTAAATGCCGTGCTGTGCTATGCCTTCATTTTCGGCCACCTTGGCGCCCCGAAGCTGGGGATGATGGGAGCCGCTTGGGCCACGCTCATTGCCCGCGTGCTAATGGCACTGCTCATGGGCACCTATGTGTTGCGGGCAGCACGACTACGCCCCTACCGCGAAGCTGCTACCCACTGGCTTCGGCCTGACGGGGCTACCCTGCGCCGCCTTCTGGGGTTGGGCGCACCAATCGGGGTACAGATGATGTTCGAAATGGGCGCGTTCAGCTTTTCGGCCATCATGATTGGCTGGCTGGGAGCCACCTCGCTGGCTGCGCATCAGATTGCCATAAACGTGGCCTCGGTAACATATATGGCGGCTAGCGGTATTGCGGCGGCAGCTACCATCCGGGTAGGCAATATGCGAGGTCTCGGCGACGCGCATGGCGCACGGCAGGCGGGTTTCGCGGCGTATCTGCTCACGTTCCTGTTTATGAGTTCCATGGGCCTGCTGCTGGTTGCTTTCCGGCACTTTATCCCGCACTTCTATAACCACGATGCTGCCGTGGTAGCTCAGGCCGCCACTCTGCTGCTGGTGGCCGCGGCCTTCCAGATTTCCGATGGCCTGCAGGTAGTGGGGCTAGGCGCACTGCGGGGCCTTGAAGATGTAAAGCTGCCCTCGGTGGTGGCACTGCTGTCCTATTGGGTGGTAGCATTGCCGCTGGGGTACTGGCTGGGCTTTACACTGAACATGGGAAGCCTGGGCGTGTGGCTGGGCCTGCTGACGGGCCTTTCGCTGGTAGCGGGCCTGCTGCTGTGGCGTTTCCGCCAGCATAGCATGGTACCGGTTGCGCAGGACCACCCGGCTTCTCTGGTAGCCCACTGA
- a CDS encoding KGG domain-containing protein — protein MQTSSPTTKRPANRTNAAEAKPKRARGFAAMDPETQRRIASEGGKASHQSGRGHRFTSEEARAAGRKGGQATRRPLQSSQAA, from the coding sequence ATGCAAACCAGCTCACCCACAACCAAACGCCCAGCCAACCGCACCAACGCTGCCGAGGCCAAGCCCAAGCGGGCCCGCGGCTTCGCCGCTATGGACCCCGAAACTCAGCGCCGCATTGCCAGCGAAGGCGGCAAGGCCTCACACCAGAGCGGCCGTGGCCACCGCTTCACTTCGGAGGAAGCGCGGGCTGCAGGCCGCAAAGGAGGACAGGCCACGCGTCGGCCTCTGCAGAGCAGCCAAGCAGCTTAG
- the egtD gene encoding L-histidine N(alpha)-methyltransferase has protein sequence MSSPLSPVSSTATSPQSASSQSVLRHEELEKLKQHVATGLSRSPKTLSSMYFYDDEGSRLFQKIMALPEYYPTRTEFSLLTHHQAALGAALRPTVAEEPFFLLELGAGDGLKTKILLRHLLNTGANFTYVPVDISAAAVEGLAGSLRQELPELRVEPIVADYGTALRLMADRPGRKAVLFLGSNIGNFLPADRQAFLRELAAPLSADDRLLIGFDLQKDPRFIRAAYDDAQGVTAAFNLNLLTRLNRELGADFTLAAWQHYTDYDPLSGAVRSFLMPTQAQQVHIAALDQTFHFAAWEPIHTENSYKFTRPQIEGLAADAGLAVAEFFTDERDYFADVVLRPA, from the coding sequence ATGTCTTCTCCTCTCTCCCCTGTGTCTTCTACCGCTACTTCTCCCCAGTCCGCCTCATCCCAATCGGTGCTCCGCCACGAGGAACTGGAAAAGCTGAAACAGCACGTGGCAACGGGCCTTAGCCGCTCCCCCAAAACTCTTTCGTCGATGTATTTCTACGACGATGAGGGCAGCCGGCTGTTTCAGAAAATAATGGCGCTGCCGGAGTACTACCCTACGCGCACCGAATTTTCGCTGCTGACCCATCATCAGGCAGCCTTAGGAGCAGCCTTGCGGCCTACGGTAGCAGAGGAGCCCTTTTTTCTGCTGGAGCTAGGTGCCGGCGACGGACTCAAAACCAAGATCCTGCTGCGTCATTTGCTGAATACCGGCGCCAACTTTACTTATGTACCCGTTGACATTTCGGCGGCGGCGGTAGAAGGACTGGCCGGCAGCCTGCGCCAAGAACTACCGGAGCTACGGGTGGAACCGATAGTGGCCGACTACGGCACAGCGCTGCGCCTGATGGCTGACCGGCCCGGTCGCAAAGCCGTCCTGTTTCTGGGCTCCAACATTGGTAACTTCCTGCCCGCCGACCGGCAGGCCTTCCTGCGTGAGTTAGCAGCGCCCCTTTCTGCCGACGACCGGCTGCTGATTGGGTTTGATTTGCAAAAAGACCCGCGTTTTATCCGGGCCGCGTATGATGATGCGCAGGGCGTGACGGCAGCTTTCAACCTGAACCTGCTCACGCGCCTCAACCGGGAGCTGGGCGCTGACTTCACTTTGGCCGCTTGGCAGCATTACACCGATTACGACCCGCTTTCCGGGGCTGTGCGCTCTTTTCTGATGCCCACGCAGGCGCAACAAGTACACATTGCAGCCCTGGACCAGACGTTCCACTTTGCGGCCTGGGAGCCAATTCATACCGAAAACTCTTACAAATTCACGCGGCCTCAGATTGAAGGCCTCGCCGCCGACGCCGGTCTGGCCGTGGCTGAGTTCTTCACCGACGAGCGGGACTATTTTGCTGATGTAGTGTTGCGCCCAGCCTAG